The Leguminivora glycinivorella isolate SPB_JAAS2020 chromosome 17, LegGlyc_1.1, whole genome shotgun sequence genome has a window encoding:
- the LOC125235582 gene encoding uncharacterized protein LOC125235582, with translation MRLEIPTLTRCCGCCPLRRGIIILGYLSLAVAVFFMWIELQFAHSWSEFTVSVFRGASFCAETWLPVLMYCTEIAFIVLLLVGAHMKKPGPMLVFYYYGVTTTAAAPVIFIWTLATRAPETYHLEYFYYFMQMVDLSIVFIGVVTQVYLLLLIRSELRKPQESLCFVNHLSEVCVQQPTINNISSL, from the exons ATGCGTTTGGAAATACCTACGTTGACAAGGTGCTGTGGCTGCTGCCCCTTACGCCGGGGCATCATTATTCTGGGATATTTGTCTTTG GCTGTTGCGGTGTTTTTTATGTGGATAGAACTTCAGTTCGCGCACAGCTGGTCGGAGTTCACTGTAAGCGTGTTCAGGGGAGCAAGCTTTTGTGCCGAAACATGGCTTCCCGTTCTGATGTATTGCACTGAGATAGCGTTCATCGTGCTATTGCTAGTTGGAGCTCATATG AAAAAGCCCGGGCCAATGCTAGTGTTCTACTACTACGGAGTGACTACTACAGCGGCCGCGCCTGTGATATTTATTTGGACGTTGGCCACTCGAGCCCCAGAAACATACCACCTCGAATACTTCTACTATTTCATGCAGATGGTAGATTTAAGCATTGTATTTATTGGAGTAG TAACACAAGTATACCTGCTACTACTGATCCGAAGCGAGCTGCGGAAGCCCCAGGAGTCGCTTTGCTTCGTGAACCATCTGTCTGAAGTCTGCGTGCAGCAGCCTACAATCAACAATATTAGTTCTTTATGA